The Opitutaceae bacterium genome has a window encoding:
- a CDS encoding ABC transporter permease: MNDRSPMVQADPGVADAAREFAQLSQWQLIWRRFSRHRIGRLALDVLICFYVVACFAEFFAPLHPQSRDLDHLFCPPQLPRFSFSQGLHAPLMMREQDPVTLQNRYHEDPERVLPLKILAAGTPYRLLGLIPWDRHLLGLDRAAYRAEYGTDSPLPSIHFLGADKYGRDILTRVIYGSRISLSIGLISIAITLMLGITVGGVSGYLGGGVDNVIQRGIEILNSFPRLPLWLALGAIMPREWSALAVYFAITIVLSLLGWTQLARVVRGKILSLREEDYAVAARLLGASHRRVLIRHLLPGFTSHIIVVITLAVPGMILGETALSFLGLGLRPPIVSWGVMLQDCMNVQVIATAPWLLTPVISIIVTVMSFNFLGDALRDAADPYSR; this comes from the coding sequence ATGAATGACCGCTCCCCAATGGTCCAGGCCGATCCGGGTGTCGCCGATGCGGCCCGGGAGTTTGCGCAATTGTCCCAATGGCAGCTCATCTGGAGACGGTTTTCGCGGCACCGGATCGGTCGACTGGCCCTCGATGTGCTGATCTGCTTCTATGTCGTGGCGTGCTTCGCCGAGTTTTTTGCGCCGCTCCATCCACAGAGTCGGGATCTTGACCATCTGTTCTGTCCGCCCCAACTGCCCCGGTTCAGTTTTTCCCAAGGCCTGCACGCTCCGTTGATGATGCGTGAGCAGGATCCGGTCACCCTCCAGAACCGCTACCACGAGGATCCGGAGCGGGTTTTGCCGCTGAAAATCCTGGCGGCCGGAACGCCCTACAGACTCCTGGGATTGATTCCCTGGGACCGTCATCTGCTGGGCCTGGATCGCGCGGCCTATCGTGCGGAGTACGGAACGGACTCGCCGCTTCCCTCGATCCATTTCCTCGGCGCTGACAAATACGGAAGGGATATCCTCACCCGCGTGATCTACGGATCCCGGATCAGCCTTTCGATCGGCCTGATATCCATCGCCATCACCCTCATGCTGGGCATCACGGTTGGCGGAGTCTCGGGCTATCTCGGAGGCGGGGTGGACAATGTGATCCAGCGGGGCATCGAGATCCTCAACAGCTTCCCGCGACTGCCGCTCTGGCTGGCGCTCGGGGCGATCATGCCTCGGGAGTGGTCCGCCCTGGCCGTCTATTTTGCCATCACCATCGTCCTCAGTCTGCTGGGCTGGACTCAGTTGGCGCGGGTGGTTCGCGGCAAGATCCTCTCGCTGAGGGAGGAGGACTACGCGGTGGCCGCCCGGCTGCTTGGCGCGAGCCACCGGCGGGTGCTTATCCGGCACCTTCTTCCGGGATTCACCAGCCATATCATCGTGGTCATCACCCTCGCCGTTCCAGGCATGATTCTCGGTGAGACAGCCCTCAGTTTTCTCGGACTCGGCCTGCGCCCGCCCATCGTCAGCTGGGGGGTGATGTTGCAGGATTGCATGAATGTCCAGGTCATCGCCACCGCGCCCTGGCTCCTCACCCCGGTCATCAGCATCATCGTCACGGTGATGTCCTTCAATTTCCTCGGCGATGCCCTCAGGGACGCCGCCGATCCCTACAGTCGCTGA
- a CDS encoding HNH endonuclease signature motif containing protein, giving the protein MKKVEKLREEVIGLLNRFETVVDTDLRDQVRALIPIWNKLNEIGSALLPHEVRSAARDRLLYYFRRYPMTVLSQNELAIVAGISEWARRVRELRVEFGWSIVSGTAAREMIKEGDLDSSVLDSEDNIHADDYIMVSTEQDREAAFRWKVAKEIRNKKLSVRNKILEYLRMNIGKPVSGEELRYVAKNKTEWARRVRELRTEEGWPISSYWNGRPELRSGLYLLEQDRQTPPHDRRIPDPMRRAALVRDGYECQKCRWTRKQWTRDDPRHLELHHIEHHAKGGANETENLITLCNVCHDLEHAK; this is encoded by the coding sequence ATGAAAAAGGTAGAGAAATTGCGCGAAGAGGTCATCGGCCTTCTCAACCGCTTCGAGACAGTCGTCGATACGGACCTCCGAGATCAGGTGCGAGCCCTGATCCCGATCTGGAATAAGCTCAATGAAATCGGCAGCGCTCTCCTACCCCATGAAGTTCGCTCTGCCGCCCGTGATCGGCTTCTTTACTATTTCCGCCGTTACCCGATGACAGTCTTATCCCAAAACGAACTGGCAATCGTTGCCGGGATCAGTGAGTGGGCACGCCGGGTAAGGGAACTGCGGGTAGAATTCGGCTGGTCAATTGTCAGTGGAACTGCAGCTCGCGAGATGATCAAAGAAGGGGACTTGGATTCGTCGGTCCTCGATTCCGAAGACAACATTCATGCCGACGACTACATCATGGTCTCGACTGAGCAGGACCGAGAAGCAGCATTCAGATGGAAAGTCGCCAAGGAAATCCGAAACAAGAAGCTCAGCGTTCGGAACAAGATTCTCGAATACCTGCGGATGAATATTGGGAAACCGGTCTCAGGCGAAGAACTTCGCTACGTCGCGAAAAACAAGACCGAATGGGCTCGACGAGTTCGGGAACTCAGGACGGAAGAAGGCTGGCCTATCAGCAGCTATTGGAACGGTAGACCAGAATTGCGCTCGGGGCTTTATCTCCTCGAGCAGGATCGACAAACGCCGCCCCACGACAGGAGAATCCCCGATCCGATGCGGCGAGCGGCGCTCGTGAGAGACGGTTACGAATGCCAGAAATGCAGGTGGACAAGGAAGCAGTGGACCCGTGACGATCCAAGGCATCTTGAACTCCACCATATCGAACATCATGCCAAAGGCGGCGCCAATGAGACCGAGAATCTTATCACACTCTGCAACGTCTGCCACGACCTCGAGCACGCGAAGTAA
- a CDS encoding DNA cytosine methyltransferase, whose protein sequence is MVYGKYRLIDLFCGCGGMTQGFAETGKYISVFANDWNSDAIDSYRANFDCSGKHSFPGDIVNLVDDPGFSFPKADVVIGGPPCQGFSLLNKQRLDDPRRALWYQFMRVVEASEAQVIVMENVRQLLTSPEFLQIKDTLHDFGFEHVEARVLLAADYGVAEMRYRTIIMASRANPISLPRPTHCDPKLVSQLRQQSDFFGKRTLKSWSTVHDVIADLPPPLGTEIRPDHPPLDLHFGRNPTPVSVKRYRAIPAGGNRFDLQKNRPDLTPGCWIRKTSGGTDLMGRLWWDRPSVTIRTEFFKPEKGRYLHPDQDRPITHREAARIQSFPDNFAFRGSKIEIARQIGNAVPPRMAKAIARQVTSCLEGRTTPSYVAETRAAYEVMKNGKIP, encoded by the coding sequence GTGGTTTACGGAAAATACAGACTAATCGATCTTTTTTGCGGCTGCGGCGGGATGACCCAAGGTTTCGCCGAGACGGGGAAGTACATTTCAGTCTTCGCGAACGATTGGAACTCCGACGCAATCGACTCTTACCGTGCGAACTTCGACTGTTCAGGGAAGCACAGCTTTCCGGGTGACATCGTTAACCTGGTCGATGATCCGGGGTTTTCCTTTCCGAAAGCCGATGTCGTTATAGGCGGTCCTCCATGCCAGGGCTTTTCTCTTCTGAACAAACAGCGTCTCGATGACCCACGCCGAGCTCTCTGGTATCAGTTTATGAGAGTGGTCGAAGCGAGCGAAGCTCAGGTCATCGTGATGGAAAATGTCCGTCAGCTCCTCACTTCACCTGAGTTTCTGCAAATCAAGGACACGCTCCATGACTTCGGGTTCGAGCATGTCGAAGCCAGAGTCCTTCTCGCAGCTGATTATGGAGTGGCCGAAATGCGTTACCGCACCATCATCATGGCGAGTCGCGCCAATCCAATTTCTCTACCACGACCCACTCACTGCGACCCTAAGCTGGTTTCGCAGCTCCGACAGCAATCAGATTTCTTCGGAAAAAGGACCCTCAAGAGTTGGAGCACGGTTCATGACGTGATCGCAGATTTACCGCCTCCCTTAGGTACCGAGATTCGGCCAGACCATCCACCGCTCGATCTCCATTTCGGAAGGAACCCCACTCCGGTTAGCGTCAAGCGCTATCGTGCCATCCCAGCAGGAGGCAATCGCTTTGATCTCCAGAAGAACAGGCCGGACCTTACTCCTGGATGTTGGATAAGAAAGACCTCCGGCGGCACGGATTTGATGGGTCGCCTTTGGTGGGACCGGCCTTCGGTCACGATTCGGACGGAATTCTTCAAACCGGAGAAAGGTCGATATCTGCATCCCGATCAAGATCGACCGATCACCCATCGCGAAGCCGCCAGGATTCAGTCGTTTCCAGACAATTTCGCCTTTCGCGGCTCAAAAATCGAGATCGCTCGCCAGATTGGAAACGCGGTGCCGCCAAGAATGGCAAAAGCGATCGCGCGGCAGGTCACCTCTTGCCTCGAAGGAAGGACAACTCCCTCTTATGTCGCAGAGACCCGAGCGGCCTATGAGGTCATGAAGAACGGCAAGATCCCATGA
- a CDS encoding enolase C-terminal domain-like protein gives MTRITRILARTVPLRAEISNALVNFAGMTGSVVALVAERKGSAAPVVGYGFGSIGRYAQTEMILERFAPRILDADPGDYCDNAGQPDPVRMQAILRRNEKPGGHGERSVAVGAVDMAAWDLAAKVAGRPLASLLAGRFSDRPPATEVEVYAAGGYYHADGGLESLKAELTGYLRDGFKAVKIKIGGAEIGEDLQRVETAIEVTGDPGRVAVDANGRFGLDEAMARGAAMAPYGLRWYEEAGDPLDFELQRALGEVYPHPMATGENLFSRQDVRNLLRHAGLRPGRDILQMDPGLSYGLPEYLGMMVEMKAFGWNPACCFPHGGNLFNLHVASGLGLGGTEAYPGVFAPFGGFGDEVRVIDGTANIPTVPGIGWETKPDLLGIFQTLI, from the coding sequence ATGACCCGGATCACCAGGATTCTTGCACGGACGGTTCCCCTCCGGGCGGAAATCAGCAACGCCCTGGTCAACTTCGCCGGCATGACCGGATCCGTGGTTGCCCTCGTCGCGGAAAGAAAGGGATCGGCGGCCCCGGTTGTCGGTTACGGGTTCGGTTCGATCGGCCGCTACGCCCAGACGGAGATGATTCTCGAGCGCTTTGCCCCGCGCATCCTGGACGCCGACCCCGGGGACTATTGCGACAACGCAGGTCAACCCGATCCGGTCCGGATGCAGGCCATCCTCCGTCGGAACGAAAAACCCGGCGGCCATGGCGAGCGCAGCGTCGCGGTCGGCGCGGTCGACATGGCGGCCTGGGATCTGGCCGCCAAGGTGGCCGGCCGGCCGCTCGCATCGCTCCTGGCCGGACGCTTTTCCGACCGGCCCCCGGCGACGGAGGTCGAGGTCTACGCCGCAGGGGGCTACTATCATGCCGACGGCGGTCTCGAATCGCTGAAAGCCGAACTGACCGGCTACCTGCGGGACGGATTCAAAGCGGTCAAGATCAAGATCGGCGGCGCCGAAATCGGGGAGGATCTCCAGCGGGTCGAAACGGCCATTGAAGTCACCGGTGATCCCGGTCGGGTGGCCGTCGACGCCAACGGCCGCTTCGGCCTTGACGAGGCCATGGCCCGGGGGGCCGCCATGGCACCGTATGGGCTTCGCTGGTACGAAGAGGCGGGCGACCCGCTCGATTTCGAACTGCAACGGGCGCTCGGTGAAGTTTACCCCCACCCGATGGCAACCGGTGAAAACCTCTTCTCCAGGCAGGATGTGCGCAATCTTCTCCGCCATGCCGGACTCAGGCCCGGCCGCGACATCCTGCAGATGGATCCCGGCCTTTCCTACGGGCTTCCGGAGTACCTCGGGATGATGGTCGAGATGAAAGCGTTCGGGTGGAATCCGGCCTGCTGCTTTCCCCACGGCGGCAATCTCTTCAACCTCCACGTCGCCTCTGGACTCGGTCTGGGGGGCACCGAGGCCTACCCGGGCGTTTTTGCCCCGTTCGGAGGATTCGGCGACGAGGTCAGGGTGATCGATGGAACCGCCAACATCCCGACTGTCCCGGGTATCGGCTGGGAGACAAAGCCGGATCTTCTCGGGATCTTCCAGACGCTCATCTGA
- a CDS encoding aldehyde dehydrogenase family protein — translation MSQPILTSSIDGVWQQPGRRVHERRNPGRTDRIAARWSPATRSQARRAMDGAARAAAHWSSKGPKTRLGLLREFLKRLEGQAGPLARMITRENGKTLEESGAEIRAALADGRYLLDQVRNDLLRSPGSSGNPKKALIHEPVGVTLLITPWNFPLATIVRKILPALAFGNTVVLKPSELTPGPAVGLVRILQSIPFPPGVIHLVLGTGAGVGPTLTGHPALRLISFTGSNRVGLRLAEQTAGRDVRLQLEMGGKNSLVVLADADLDAAVEAALTGGFSCAGQWCTGTGRVIVERSVYELFCDNLGRAVRALRTGPGDLKSTRVGPVISAQRVRFARRSIREAVAAGARLVCGGAAPLPTTRGRSGNYVTPTVLADVLETMAVFHEELFVPVLPVTPAKDEADAFRLANLGRFGLSASVFTSSPKKAGRFIRGVEAGIVHHNLHTAFRTSDLPVSAWRDSGRGIPECGHYSASFFARPRAVYLND, via the coding sequence ATGAGCCAGCCCATCCTGACCAGTTCAATCGACGGCGTCTGGCAACAGCCCGGCCGGCGGGTTCACGAACGGCGAAACCCCGGACGGACGGACCGGATCGCCGCTCGCTGGTCGCCGGCCACCCGGTCCCAGGCCCGGAGAGCCATGGACGGAGCGGCCCGGGCGGCCGCCCACTGGTCGTCGAAAGGCCCGAAGACCCGACTCGGGCTTCTACGCGAATTCCTGAAACGGCTGGAAGGACAGGCCGGACCCCTTGCCCGAATGATCACACGGGAGAACGGCAAGACATTGGAGGAATCAGGGGCGGAGATCAGGGCGGCTCTTGCCGACGGACGGTATCTGCTCGACCAGGTCCGAAACGATCTGCTCCGGTCACCCGGGTCATCCGGGAATCCGAAGAAGGCCCTGATTCATGAACCGGTCGGAGTCACCCTCCTGATCACCCCATGGAATTTCCCGCTGGCCACCATCGTGCGGAAGATCCTTCCGGCCCTGGCGTTCGGAAATACCGTCGTCCTGAAGCCCTCCGAACTGACGCCCGGCCCGGCGGTGGGCCTGGTCCGGATCCTTCAGTCCATTCCATTCCCCCCCGGGGTGATCCACCTGGTGCTCGGGACCGGCGCCGGAGTTGGCCCGACCCTGACAGGACACCCGGCCCTGCGTCTCATCTCCTTCACCGGTTCAAACCGGGTCGGGCTCCGGCTGGCCGAACAGACCGCGGGCCGGGACGTGCGCCTGCAACTCGAAATGGGGGGCAAGAACAGCCTCGTCGTGCTGGCCGATGCCGATCTGGACGCGGCGGTCGAGGCCGCTCTGACCGGCGGCTTCAGCTGCGCCGGCCAGTGGTGTACCGGAACCGGCCGGGTCATCGTCGAGCGCTCTGTGTATGAACTGTTTTGTGACAACTTGGGCAGGGCTGTCCGGGCCCTGAGGACGGGACCGGGTGATCTCAAAAGCACCCGGGTCGGACCGGTCATCTCCGCTCAACGCGTCCGCTTTGCCCGCCGGTCCATCCGGGAGGCGGTCGCCGCGGGGGCCCGCCTTGTCTGCGGTGGCGCCGCCCCGCTTCCGACGACCCGGGGCCGGTCCGGCAACTATGTCACCCCGACCGTCCTGGCCGATGTCCTGGAGACGATGGCCGTCTTCCACGAAGAACTCTTCGTGCCGGTCCTTCCGGTGACCCCGGCCAAGGACGAAGCCGACGCGTTCCGACTGGCCAACCTTGGGCGATTCGGGCTGTCGGCCTCGGTCTTCACATCCAGCCCGAAAAAGGCCGGGCGGTTTATCCGCGGAGTCGAGGCTGGCATTGTTCATCACAATCTGCACACCGCCTTCCGGACTTCGGACCTGCCTGTCTCGGCCTGGCGTGACTCGGGTCGAGGCATCCCGGAGTGCGGTCATTATTCTGCGAGCTTCTTCGCCCGTCCGCGGGCCGTCTATCTCAATGACTGA
- a CDS encoding SGNH/GDSL hydrolase family protein, with protein MVTIGESHTSGISATREEWGWAPVVKGLIDQFQDKPVTLLNHGIGGDILSPSCPIYAEFRGRRPIGLERYEKHVIDPKPDLVIISYGYNDLRGGTPAAAFERDLNTMVGDVRKRTGAVIVLLSTYFCPEAGLRHRTGGTEDGSAWDRGGLRVQARFNQILRRTARAHDVLFADVYAAQAAAEWLICTPSGKGDIHANDLGHRIIANRIFEVLATNCSGLSLKAQRDRRRVGKSPWRYQPWKPGADCRWEDKLIRDFHPDHPAKWADRKDQ; from the coding sequence ATGGTCACCATTGGAGAAAGCCACACCTCGGGTATTTCAGCAACACGGGAAGAATGGGGCTGGGCCCCCGTCGTAAAGGGCTTGATCGACCAGTTTCAGGACAAGCCGGTGACCCTGCTCAATCACGGGATCGGAGGCGACATCCTTTCGCCAAGCTGCCCGATCTACGCTGAGTTCCGGGGCCGACGACCAATCGGCCTCGAACGCTATGAAAAGCACGTCATCGATCCGAAGCCTGATCTTGTCATCATCAGCTACGGCTACAACGACCTGCGGGGGGGCACGCCCGCCGCCGCCTTCGAGCGGGACCTGAACACGATGGTCGGCGACGTCAGGAAACGGACCGGGGCCGTCATCGTCCTGCTCAGCACCTATTTCTGTCCGGAAGCCGGACTTCGACACCGGACCGGCGGAACCGAGGATGGCTCGGCCTGGGATCGAGGCGGGCTGCGGGTTCAGGCCCGCTTCAACCAGATCCTGCGCCGGACTGCCCGCGCCCATGACGTGCTTTTTGCCGACGTCTATGCCGCACAAGCAGCCGCGGAATGGTTGATCTGCACACCGTCGGGTAAGGGCGATATCCACGCCAACGATCTGGGACACCGGATCATCGCGAACCGGATCTTCGAAGTCCTGGCCACGAATTGCAGCGGGTTGAGCCTGAAAGCGCAAAGGGACCGTCGTCGCGTCGGAAAGAGTCCCTGGCGCTACCAGCCGTGGAAACCCGGCGCCGACTGCCGCTGGGAAGACAAGCTCATCCGCGACTTCCACCCGGACCATCCCGCCAAATGGGCGGACCGCAAAGACCAATGA
- a CDS encoding carbon-nitrogen hydrolase family protein, whose translation MAKKTRNSPASPVRRPSDLRVAAVQLRSTDDYERNVRQIQTILAECASQRVQVAAFPECAVTGYDAEAILRPTLRELRRTELELAETCRKLRIHALIGIPWRSRGRIHNSVIVIDRTGRLVARHLKVHLVGQDRAWNCTPGTMPSPVLPIGRARCCVVICHDSRYPELTRLPVLAGARVVFYLSHEASLKKEWKMNPYRAQVQARAAENSVFVVHANAPANADLTASHGQSRIVDPNGTVLREASQFGEEVLIADLHLPEATAENALRSLELSPLDRWWREGLRHVTVIK comes from the coding sequence ATGGCCAAGAAAACCAGAAACTCCCCGGCCTCGCCGGTCCGCCGACCGTCCGATCTCAGGGTGGCGGCCGTTCAGCTTCGGTCCACCGATGATTACGAACGCAACGTCCGGCAGATTCAGACCATCCTCGCCGAATGCGCCTCCCAGCGCGTGCAGGTCGCGGCCTTCCCTGAATGCGCGGTCACCGGGTACGACGCCGAAGCCATCCTTCGGCCGACCCTCCGGGAACTGCGCCGGACCGAGCTCGAGCTCGCGGAAACCTGCCGGAAACTCCGGATCCACGCCCTGATCGGAATTCCCTGGCGTTCCCGCGGGCGGATTCACAATTCCGTCATCGTTATCGATCGGACCGGGCGGCTCGTGGCCCGACATCTCAAGGTGCACCTTGTCGGTCAGGACCGGGCCTGGAACTGCACTCCCGGAACCATGCCGTCTCCGGTTCTTCCGATTGGCCGGGCCCGTTGTTGCGTGGTGATCTGTCACGACTCCCGTTACCCGGAACTCACCCGACTGCCGGTTCTGGCCGGAGCGCGTGTCGTTTTCTACCTGTCCCATGAAGCCTCACTGAAGAAGGAGTGGAAGATGAACCCCTACCGTGCTCAGGTCCAGGCCCGGGCTGCCGAGAACAGCGTTTTTGTCGTTCATGCCAACGCCCCGGCCAACGCCGACCTGACCGCCTCCCACGGCCAAAGCCGGATTGTTGATCCAAACGGAACCGTCCTTCGCGAAGCCTCCCAGTTCGGGGAGGAGGTCCTCATCGCTGACCTGCACCTGCCGGAAGCGACCGCTGAGAATGCCCTCCGCTCCCTCGAGCTCAGCCCTCTTGACCGTTGGTGGCGCGAGGGTCTGCGTCACGTCACCGTCATCAAATAG
- a CDS encoding carbon-nitrogen hydrolase family protein, producing MRHSEMFKIRVAQVRAYPKKGDIGANGARLLEILGQIAPQHPDVVVTPECFLDGYVVTRPDVNRRNITSYAIDPKTSEIGRAVSAWARQNRAWVVLGCTMQVPGGAANAAVVYNREGRFVGHYDKTHCRGHDRKFVVGRELMVFRADFGTFGIVICADRRWPETIRTLALKGAEVIFNPTYGQHDEKNSWVMRTRSFESEIPIVFTHPRQSLVTDAKGEILINETYAVPPFSVCEVNLSNVRKLRADKNSFLNQRRPDIYRL from the coding sequence ATGCGCCATTCCGAAATGTTCAAGATCCGAGTCGCCCAGGTCCGTGCGTATCCAAAGAAAGGCGACATCGGCGCAAACGGCGCGCGCCTGCTCGAGATTCTCGGGCAGATCGCCCCCCAGCATCCGGATGTCGTGGTGACACCGGAATGCTTCCTCGATGGATACGTGGTGACCCGGCCGGACGTCAACCGAAGGAACATCACGAGCTACGCGATCGACCCGAAGACCTCCGAAATCGGCCGGGCCGTCTCAGCCTGGGCGAGGCAGAACCGCGCCTGGGTCGTGCTCGGTTGCACCATGCAGGTTCCCGGAGGTGCGGCCAATGCCGCGGTGGTCTACAATCGTGAGGGTCGATTTGTCGGGCACTACGACAAGACCCACTGCCGGGGACATGACCGGAAATTCGTGGTCGGTCGCGAATTGATGGTCTTTCGAGCCGATTTTGGAACCTTCGGTATTGTCATCTGCGCCGACCGGCGGTGGCCCGAAACGATCCGCACCCTGGCCCTGAAAGGCGCGGAGGTGATTTTCAATCCGACCTACGGACAACACGACGAAAAGAACAGCTGGGTCATGCGGACCCGTTCTTTCGAAAGCGAGATCCCCATCGTCTTCACCCACCCCCGCCAGTCACTGGTCACCGATGCCAAGGGAGAGATCCTGATCAATGAAACCTACGCGGTTCCCCCCTTTTCCGTCTGCGAGGTCAATCTGTCCAACGTGCGCAAACTCCGGGCAGACAAAAACTCCTTCCTCAACCAGCGCCGCCCCGACATCTATCGGCTCTGA
- a CDS encoding sugar phosphate isomerase/epimerase family protein — translation MKQKKNSPTHPRAGFAAVATPGVMISNAWPQSRLEEGATVAATRQVLERHPFFEAFQTVDIPYAGERRAFRKLIGDQGHSHTYTLTRIFAEQNLNPSSLDAEIRRKTWEAVIRQMDDAVEAGAQSITVVSGSRPEDPSERMGALAGLEETMTKICEAAARRGDLYVVIEPLDYEAHKRATLGSTEEALELCRRLAGADLRLNLCIDTAHLILNREDVAGAVEKARPRMVDFHFCNAVTDRAHTLFGDRHLPFGEPGVVDVNRIAELMVAFARSGFLSEISRPRVFCEVMTTSSMQPMEVVAHCHDTLEQAWSRASEIVSG, via the coding sequence ATGAAACAAAAAAAGAACTCTCCAACTCACCCCCGAGCCGGTTTTGCCGCAGTGGCCACGCCCGGGGTGATGATTTCCAATGCCTGGCCGCAATCGCGCCTCGAGGAGGGAGCGACGGTTGCCGCGACGCGTCAGGTGCTGGAGCGTCACCCTTTCTTCGAAGCCTTCCAGACGGTGGACATTCCTTATGCCGGCGAGCGGCGTGCGTTCCGGAAGTTGATCGGCGACCAGGGCCACTCGCACACCTATACCCTGACCCGGATCTTCGCCGAGCAGAACCTCAATCCGTCGTCACTCGATGCCGAAATCCGCAGAAAGACCTGGGAAGCGGTGATCCGGCAGATGGACGATGCGGTTGAAGCCGGTGCCCAATCGATCACCGTGGTCAGCGGATCAAGACCGGAGGACCCGTCCGAGCGGATGGGGGCCCTGGCCGGCCTTGAAGAGACCATGACGAAGATCTGCGAGGCCGCGGCTCGACGTGGAGACCTCTACGTCGTGATCGAGCCATTGGACTATGAGGCGCACAAGCGGGCTACCCTGGGATCGACGGAAGAAGCGCTGGAGCTGTGCCGAAGGCTGGCGGGAGCCGATCTCCGTCTGAACCTCTGCATTGATACCGCCCATCTCATCCTGAACAGGGAGGACGTGGCCGGGGCGGTGGAAAAAGCACGACCACGGATGGTTGATTTTCATTTCTGCAATGCGGTCACGGATCGCGCCCATACCCTGTTCGGGGACCGTCACCTACCCTTCGGGGAGCCCGGGGTGGTCGATGTGAACCGGATTGCCGAATTGATGGTCGCCTTCGCGCGTTCCGGATTCCTGTCCGAGATCAGTCGCCCGAGGGTCTTCTGTGAAGTGATGACCACGAGTTCGATGCAGCCGATGGAAGTGGTGGCTCACTGTCACGATACCCTGGAACAGGCCTGGTCACGGGCAAGTGAGATTGTCTCAGGATGA
- a CDS encoding arylsulfatase: MKPFLFSLIVLAVGLTGHSRSPNIIFIMADDLGYGDLGCYGGTMIKTPNIDRLAREGTRFTEAYSGSPVCAPARCVLITGVHTGHARIRDNNPIVGGQIEAFGEGGVRLSLTGEEASIAAALREAGYRTGAAGKWGLSEPDTPGTPNRMGFDEWLGYLNQNHAAYYYTDYLWRNEERMEIPGNDGVKGTVYSNDLFRDFALDFIRQNRDRPFFLYLPVTIPHNRMEVPDLGSYEGNGWPEPWQAYAAMVTRLDNYVGQIMAKLDELDLAGDTLVIFTSDNGPLRGDRTTFLNSAGGLRGSKATVYEGGLRVPLIARWPGVVPADEARDGPWMFVDVFPTLLAVAGAEVPGGLDGISVLPLLTGEPQDLSERALYWEFPKDRLWQAVRLGPWKAVRQGTDQPLELYNLEDDPAETHDVASEYPETASSLAAVMDASHTPDPHWPVD; encoded by the coding sequence ATGAAGCCGTTCCTGTTTTCCCTGATCGTCCTGGCCGTTGGCCTCACCGGCCATTCCCGGTCGCCGAATATCATCTTCATCATGGCCGACGATCTCGGTTATGGCGACCTCGGCTGCTACGGCGGGACGATGATCAAAACGCCGAACATCGACCGGTTGGCGCGGGAAGGAACACGTTTCACCGAGGCCTACTCCGGATCACCGGTCTGTGCACCGGCACGTTGTGTCCTCATTACCGGCGTCCACACGGGCCATGCCCGGATTCGAGACAACAACCCCATCGTCGGCGGGCAGATTGAAGCTTTCGGTGAGGGCGGGGTCCGGTTGTCCCTGACGGGAGAGGAGGCCTCGATCGCGGCAGCTTTGCGCGAGGCGGGTTACCGCACGGGCGCAGCGGGCAAATGGGGTCTGAGCGAGCCGGATACACCGGGAACGCCGAACCGGATGGGCTTTGATGAGTGGCTCGGCTACCTCAACCAGAACCACGCCGCCTACTACTACACGGATTACCTATGGAGGAACGAAGAAAGGATGGAGATTCCCGGCAATGACGGGGTGAAGGGAACGGTCTACAGCAACGACCTCTTCCGGGATTTTGCCCTCGATTTCATCCGCCAGAATCGCGACCGGCCGTTCTTTCTCTACCTTCCGGTGACGATTCCCCATAACCGCATGGAGGTCCCCGATCTCGGAAGCTATGAAGGCAACGGATGGCCTGAACCCTGGCAGGCCTATGCGGCGATGGTCACGCGGCTCGACAACTATGTGGGTCAGATCATGGCGAAGCTGGACGAACTCGATCTGGCGGGTGATACCCTGGTCATCTTCACCTCGGACAACGGTCCCCTTCGCGGGGACCGGACCACCTTTCTGAATTCGGCGGGTGGTCTCAGGGGTTCGAAGGCGACGGTTTACGAGGGCGGCCTGCGGGTGCCGCTGATCGCCCGCTGGCCCGGTGTCGTTCCTGCCGATGAGGCCAGGGACGGTCCGTGGATGTTTGTCGATGTCTTTCCCACCCTGCTGGCGGTGGCTGGGGCCGAAGTGCCGGGCGGTCTTGATGGGATCAGCGTCCTGCCGCTGCTGACCGGCGAACCGCAGGACCTTTCGGAACGCGCCCTTTACTGGGAGTTCCCGAAGGATCGGCTCTGGCAGGCGGTCCGGTTGGGCCCGTGGAAAGCGGTCCGGCAAGGAACGGACCAACCCCTCGAACTTTACAACCTTGAGGACGATCCCGCGGAGACGCATGACGTCGCCTCCGAATACCCGGAGACCGCCTCATCCCTGGCTGCGGTCATGGATGCCAGCCATACACCTGATCCCCATTGGCCGGTGGATTGA